The genomic window TTCTGTGCAAAGAAAATGCCATCGAGGAGACCTTTTTTATCATTTTGGAGGGCGAAGTTGCTGTCACAAAAATTATCAATGCCGATGAAAATCGCGCGCTAAAGCACTTGGGCGAAGGTGATTTTTTTGGTGAAATGGGCTTGATCCATAACGCGCCGCGCGCGGCCACGGTAGAAACAATTTCACCGGTAAGAGTGCTGGAAATTCACAAAACGGGCTTTGACCGTCTGTTGCAGAAAACTTCATCCATGTCTTTGGCGATGGTGCGCGAAGTCAGCCGACGCTTGAGCGAGAATGATGAAATGGCGATTGAAGATTTGCGCCTGAAGGCTGGCGAGTTGGCTTCTGCATATCAACGCCTCGCCCAGGAGGAATTAGCCCGCCGTGAATTTCTCACCACAATTGCGCACGAATTGCGCACCCCGCTGACAACTGCCCGCGGCTTTTTGGAAATGCTGCGTTTTCATGAACTGGATACTACTCAGCGAGACGAAATCTTATTAACCGTAGCGCGTAATGTTGAGCAAATTGTAACCCTGGTCAACGATATTTTATTTTTGCAAGAAGTTGAATTGCTGGAGCCGGAGATGCATCCGGTGGATGTGAGCGAATTGCTCACCGGGGCCGTTAAATCGCTCTCATCTGAGGCACAAAAGGCTAATATACACATTCACTTGAAGGCTGCATCTGCCATTCCGCAAGTAATGGGGCACGCGCGTAGTTTACAGCGCGCTTTTTCCCAATTGCTCGATAATGCCATTAAGTATAGTTCTGCTGGCAGCGAAGTCGTGATTTCTATTGAATCAGGTTCAGATGGAGTTTGTGTAAGCATCGCTGATCAAGGCGTAGGCATCCCTGAGCATATTCGCCCCTATATTTTTGACCGCTATTTTCATCTCGAGGAAGTTGGCGATAATCTATATGGGGGATTAGGACTGGGGTTGGCAATTACCAAGCAAGTTGTCGAACAACATAAGGGGCGCATCGAAGTTGAAAGCCAGGAGGGAAAGGGCAGCACGTTTATAGTGATTTTGCCAGAATTAAGCGGAGGGCTAGTCGAATTCTAGGCTGACCAGCGTTTTAAATAACAAAAAACGAAATTTTTTTGCCTTATCTTAACCGCTGGACTCAACCAGACACAATTGTACCAAATCCGGGGAATCCGCAAAACTTCAATCATTTTTCCTATGTTCTAAATAATC from Chloroflexota bacterium includes these protein-coding regions:
- a CDS encoding cyclic nucleotide-binding domain-containing protein; this translates as MNSIPAAVQIIRQAFPGISQAEANELVAIGEVKPYAPGVILCKENAIEETFFIILEGEVAVTKIINADENRALKHLGEGDFFGEMGLIHNAPRAATVETISPVRVLEIHKTGFDRLLQKTSSMSLAMVREVSRRLSENDEMAIEDLRLKAGELASAYQRLAQEELARREFLTTIAHELRTPLTTARGFLEMLRFHELDTTQRDEILLTVARNVEQIVTLVNDILFLQEVELLEPEMHPVDVSELLTGAVKSLSSEAQKANIHIHLKAASAIPQVMGHARSLQRAFSQLLDNAIKYSSAGSEVVISIESGSDGVCVSIADQGVGIPEHIRPYIFDRYFHLEEVGDNLYGGLGLGLAITKQVVEQHKGRIEVESQEGKGSTFIVILPELSGGLVEF